From Delphinus delphis chromosome X, mDelDel1.2, whole genome shotgun sequence, a single genomic window includes:
- the SOX3 gene encoding transcription factor SOX-3 isoform X1 produces the protein MRPARDNASGASSLQVPADLALSTSARLPFLPDPLAHRPPSAPPTESPGLFTVAAPAPGAPSPPATLAHLLPAQAMYSLLETELKNPAGPPTPAAGAGGPAAPGGAGKSTANAGGGANAGGGSGGGASGGGGGGGGGGSDQDRVKRPMNAFMVWSRGQRRKMALENPKMHNSEISKRLGADWKLLTDAEKRPFIDEAKRLRAVHMKEYPDYKYRPRRKTKTLLKKDKYSLPGGLLPPGAAAAAAAAAAAAAASSPVGVGQRLDTYTHVNGWANGAYSLVQEQLGYAQPATMSSPPPPPALPQMHRYDMAGLQYSPMMPPGAQSYMNAAAAAAAASGYGGMAPSAAAAAAAAYGQQPATAAAAAAAAAMSLGPMGTVVKTEPSSPPPAIASHSQRACLGDLRDMISMYLPPGGDAADAASPLPGGRLHSVHQHYQGAGTAVNGTVPLTHI, from the coding sequence ATGCGACCAGCCCGAGACAACGCATCAGGTGCGAGTAGCCTGCAGGTTCCCGCTGATTTGGCGCTGAGCACTTCGGCAAGACTGCCCTTCCTGCCCGACCCACTGGCCCACCGGCCCCCAAGCGCCCCTCCGACGGAGTCCCCAGGCCTTTTCACCGTGGCCGCTCCAGCCCCGGGAGCGCCTTCTCCTCCCGCCACCCTGGCGCACCTTCTTCCCGCCCAGGCCATGTACAGCCTGCTGGAGACTGAACTCAAGAACCCCGCGGGGCCACCCACCCCAGCTGCAGGCGCGGGCGGCCCCGCAGCCCCGGGCGGTGCAGGCAAGAGTACCGCGAACGCAGGCGGCGGCGCGAACGcaggcggcggcagcggcggtggcgcgagcggcggcggcggcggcggcggcggcgggggcagtGACCAGGACCGGGTGAAGCGGCCCATGAACGCCTTCATGGTGTGGTCCCGCGGGCAGCGGCGCAAGATGGCTCTGGAGAACCCCAAGATGCACAACTCTGAGATCAGCAAGCGCTTGGGCGCCGACTGGAAACTGCTGACCGATGCCGAGAAGCGGCCGTTCATCGACGAGGCCAAGCGGCTGCGCGCCGTGCACATGAAAGAATACCCGGACTACAAGTACCGGCCGCGCCGCAAGACCAAGACGCTGCTCAAGAAGGACAAGTACTCCCTGCCCGGCGGCCTGCTGCCCCCCGGAGCCGcggccgcggccgccgccgctgccgccgccgccgccgctagCAGCCCGGTGGGCGTGGGCCAGCGCCTGGACACGTACACACACGTGAACGGCTGGGCCAACGGCGCGTACTCGCTGGTGCAGGAGCAGCTGGGCTACGCGCAGCCCGCGACCATGAgcagcccgccgccgccgcccgcgctgCCGCAGATGCACCGCTACGACATGGCCGGCCTGCAGTACAGCCCCATGATGCCGCCCGGCGCCCAGAGCTACATgaacgccgccgccgccgcggctgCCGCCTCGGGCTACGGGGGCATGGcgccctccgccgccgccgccgccgccgccgcctacGGGCAGCAGCcagccaccgccgccgccgccgcggccgccgccgccatgAGCCTGGGCCCCATGGGCACGGTGGTGAAGACCGAGCCCAGCTCGCCGCCGCCCGCCATCGCGTCGCACTCGCAGCGCGCGTGCCTCGGCGACCTGCGCGACATGATCAGCATGTACCTGCCGCCCGGCGGGGACGCGGCTGACGCCGCCTCGCCGCTGCCGGGCGGCCGCCTGCACAGCGTGCACCAGCACTACCAGGGCGCCGGGACTGCCGTCAACGGAACGGTGCCGCTGACCCACATCTGA
- the SOX3 gene encoding transcription factor SOX-3 isoform X2, which produces MNAFMVWSRGQRRKMALENPKMHNSEISKRLGADWKLLTDAEKRPFIDEAKRLRAVHMKEYPDYKYRPRRKTKTLLKKDKYSLPGGLLPPGAAAAAAAAAAAAAASSPVGVGQRLDTYTHVNGWANGAYSLVQEQLGYAQPATMSSPPPPPALPQMHRYDMAGLQYSPMMPPGAQSYMNAAAAAAAASGYGGMALGPMGTVVKTEPSSPPPAIASHSQRACLGDLRDMISMYLPPGGDAADAASPLPGGRLHSVHQHYQGAGTAVNGTVPLTHI; this is translated from the exons ATGAACGCCTTCATGGTGTGGTCCCGCGGGCAGCGGCGCAAGATGGCTCTGGAGAACCCCAAGATGCACAACTCTGAGATCAGCAAGCGCTTGGGCGCCGACTGGAAACTGCTGACCGATGCCGAGAAGCGGCCGTTCATCGACGAGGCCAAGCGGCTGCGCGCCGTGCACATGAAAGAATACCCGGACTACAAGTACCGGCCGCGCCGCAAGACCAAGACGCTGCTCAAGAAGGACAAGTACTCCCTGCCCGGCGGCCTGCTGCCCCCCGGAGCCGcggccgcggccgccgccgctgccgccgccgccgccgctagCAGCCCGGTGGGCGTGGGCCAGCGCCTGGACACGTACACACACGTGAACGGCTGGGCCAACGGCGCGTACTCGCTGGTGCAGGAGCAGCTGGGCTACGCGCAGCCCGCGACCATGAgcagcccgccgccgccgcccgcgctgCCGCAGATGCACCGCTACGACATGGCCGGCCTGCAGTACAGCCCCATGATGCCGCCCGGCGCCCAGAGCTACATgaacgccgccgccgccgcggctgCCGCCTCGGGCTACGGGGGCATGGc CCTGGGCCCCATGGGCACGGTGGTGAAGACCGAGCCCAGCTCGCCGCCGCCCGCCATCGCGTCGCACTCGCAGCGCGCGTGCCTCGGCGACCTGCGCGACATGATCAGCATGTACCTGCCGCCCGGCGGGGACGCGGCTGACGCCGCCTCGCCGCTGCCGGGCGGCCGCCTGCACAGCGTGCACCAGCACTACCAGGGCGCCGGGACTGCCGTCAACGGAACGGTGCCGCTGACCCACATCTGA